The genomic DNA TGGGTTAACAGCCTTTGACGATCCTGCAAGAAATGCCCTAATGGATATCGTTGAACAGAAATATGACAAGACTTCTATTATCATTGCCGCACAGATACCAGTAAAAAACTGGCATGAAACAATTGGCGAAGGAACCATTGCCGATGCAATTCTAGACCGCATGGTTCACTCTTCACATCGCATTGAATTAACAGGAGAGTCAATGAGAAAAAACAAGATGAAAAAAACTCAAATTAATTCATAAATTTGGTCACGAAATCATCCTTTTTTTGTGGCACAATATCACCGAAACAAGTGGCACAATATCACCGAAATATCAAGGAAACTATTGTTTTAGGTATAATATACTCCCTTTTTAGGTTGTTGGAGGTTCTATTGGATGGCTTACGATGATTTAGAGATTAACTTATGCGATACAAAGCGGTTGTTCGTGATGATTGCTTTTATATTAAAAAGAGGGGCGCAAGCCCCTCTTCTTTTGTTATCGGCTAAAGCGTGCAAACACGCCCAGTGGGAGTTTTTTTTCCTTTGAAATTCGGACTTTAGAGTATTGTATAGGTATCTGATTTCGGAAACTTACTTCTCCACCAGTTTCTAAATTTATATTGCGGGGAGCTATTTCCGGTTCGTTTAAACCTGCTAAAAACATTTCCGAAACCGCTTTTTTAGCTGTTGTGGAGATGCTGAAATAGAGCGTGTTGAAAAATATTTCATCAAATAGTTGAAAATAGCTTGTCACGAAATGGGCAGTTTTGGCATATATAAGTAGAGGGCAACCTCCTGACCAAACCAAGACCGATCATGAAGGAACGCTACTATACCTAGTTTACAAAACACATACAGCCTTACTTAACAATGCTATACGGTTTTTTGCTATGCCATTTAATTGGTGCAGTTCGAATTGTTATGCCATTGCAAACTGTTTGTTACACATTAATATACAATTAATTAACAAATATTCCAATGATATAAATCCTAGTTTTAAAAAATGGGGGGGGTAAATTTGCTAGTGCAAACGGGCTTCCCATTATAACTAGTAACAACTAAACTAATTGCTAATGAAAAATATTTTTTTGAAATGGGTTTTAATAATCTCATTCTTTACAACTGGAATCTTCTTATCTTGTCAGAAGGAGGATTTTAACCCACCTGTTGCCAAATTATCGAAAGGTATATCCACTGTAGAAGCAAAAAGCGTTGCTGTTAACTTTTTCTCTGGAAAAGTTGAAGTTGGAATGCTAAGGGCCAAACCCGTAACAGAGAAACAAGTAAAAGAAGTGTTAATTGTTCCTGATGATTTGAATCAGCCTGCTCTGTATATTGTGAATTTTTCACCAACTGGTTTTGTTATTGTTTCTGCAAGTCAAAAGGAAATGCCAATCTTAGGGTTTTCTGAAGAAACTAACTTTAGCATTGAGAATGCACCTCTAGGGTTACGCGAATGGATTGAGTTGCGGAAGGATAAAATTTCAATGCTTAAGGGAGATAATATTATTATTCCCGTGGAAGTGAAAAGCGAATGGATGAAGTACATTAAGCCGCAAGATCCTGATTATGATCCCGAACTTGACCCTGAAAACCAAGATTACATTACCTCTAGAACCATTGAGAAAGGTCCCCTAATGAAAACAACATGGGGTCAAGGTTCTGGTTATAATACATTTCTCACTCCAATAAATGGACTGTTGCCTCCGACGGGTTGTGTCGCAACCGCGACTGCCCAAGTGATGAAATACCATCAATTCCCAGTGACATATGCTTGGAATACTATGGCAAATAGTTATGGTACATCCGAAACGGCTAAGTTGATGAAGGATGTTGGTATCTCGGTAGGCATGTCTTATGCATTAGATGGTTCTGGTGCGCAAACATCGGATGCAAGAAATGCATTAGTTAGCCAATTTGGCTATTCATCATCTGCCACCTATCAGGTCTACAATGTAAATACTGTTGTAACGGAAATAAGTGCCAATCGTCCTGTCATTTTCGATGGATATGCCACGAAGGATGTTAATGGATGGTGGATTTTCGAGCAAACCAGTTATAGGGATGGTCATGCTTGGGTCTGTGAAGGGTATAGAATAATGGAGTGTTACAAGCAAATATCCGGTACCGTAACTCAGCAATTTGTTTACCTCTACATGAATTGGGGATGGAATGGTCAATATAATGGATATTTTGCCAGTAATAATTTTAACATTACATTCACTGACGGTTCTACCACCAACTTTAAGTATAAAAATCGTTGCATTACCAACATTCACCCTTAAAATTATACTAAAATGAGAACCAAAATGACAATACTCATATCTTATATTCTAACAATATTATTTGTTGGATGTGAAAAAAACGAAAGTAAAGTTGCCCAACAAGCCTTAATTGACATAGGTGTATTAGTCCATTACGTTGATAATGACGGAACCGATTTGCTTGATAGTAGCAAGGTGGATTCGTATAAATCGAGTGGAATGAGACTTTACTTTATGGCTTATGGAAATAAGGTGGAGGTCCCTTTTAACTCAATGCTTGATATGCCGAGGGGATTTAAAGTTGAAAAATCAGAAAGAAATGGTAGTTACGTTGTTAATACACTAATTTATTGTGGTGATACAACTAATCTCATTAACAATGCTGTCAATACTGTCAATTCAGTAACTTATTTGCAACTAGACGAAAAAGTAACTGATACTATCAAATGTGAGATACGAAGGAGAGGTAGCGTTTATATGGAGGTCCAAAAATTGTGGTATAATGGGGAGTTGAAATGGTCGCTTGAAAGTAATACTCCAAGAGAGATAACTATTGAAAAATAGGGAAAAATCTTGGAATAATTGACAATATTTTAACAGAAGGTAAAACATTATAACTTAAAAGAGGGGCGCAAGCCCCTCTTCTTTTGTTATCGGCTGAAGCGTGCAAACACGCCCAGCGGTAGTTTCTTGCCGAGCGAGTCGGGGATAAAGAGTTCGCCGTATTCCAGCTGCTTGGGGTTACCGAAGTATTGCTTGGCTAAGTTCTCGGCAATGATGGATGAGTAGCCCAGCGAGTATAGGTTAAGCACCAGAAAGCTGTTGGTTGGTTTAAGTAACTTGCTGCAACCTTCCAGAATTGCAGCGAGATTGTCCTCAAGCACCCAGCGTTCGCCATTTGGACCGCGTCCGTAGGCCGGTGGATCAAGGATAATGCCGTTATATTGGCTGCCGCGCCTTACCTCACGTTCCACAAACTTAAGAGCGTCGTCGAGCATCCAGCGAATGCCATCGAGGCCGCTCAGCTCCATATTCTCTCGCGCCCACGATACCACCTGCTTTATTGAGTCTACGTGCACTGTTTCGGCGCCGGCTGCACAGGCGGCAAGGGTTGCCCCGCCTGTGTAAGCAAAGAGGTTAAGCACCTTCGGTTTTTCTCCAGTAATGGCCTTGGTTTTTTCGTAAATAAAATCCCAATTGGCTGCCTGCTCGGGGAATACCCCAACATGCTTAAAGGAGGTAAGACCCAATCGCATGGTAAACTTCAGGTCACCGCTGGCGTAGGCAATCTTCCACTGCTCGGGCATGCCGGGCTTAGGAAACCAGTCGCCACGGTCGTCGTTGAACTTGCCTTGGGTGCGTATAAAGCTGGCATTTGCCAACTTTTTCCACTCCTCCTCCGAGAGACCCTTTTCCCAAAGCGCCTGGGGCTCGGGGCGGCGAACCGTGTAATTTCCAAAACGTTCCAACTTTTCGTAACCACCTGAGTCTACCATTTCGTAGTCGCTCCAGCTGGTTTGGGGGCAAAGTAATTTCATCTTATGTTAATTTTATCTTCATTTCACATCGGGGGCAGTCAAACTCTAGCGCTAAGCGTTTTCCGTTGTTCTCAAGGAATAACTTTGCTGGCAACTGTATTTCTTTTGGTGCTCTATCTTTCAGGCAATCGCCCAGCTCGTAGCGAAGGCAATATTTCGTTGTCATTACGGTGTCGCCTGCATTGGAAGGGATAAGTTCATACCCGTCCTGTAGCACCTTACTTCCATGCCGCTCGAAAAATCGCCTGGCATAGCTGTTTACCACGTTACCCGAGAACATCAGCTCTTTTTCGGGGTATGGATGCTGTGTTGGGATGTGCTGCTTTGTTTCTCGGTAATAATTTTTCACGCGTTGTTCTTCTAACGCATTTAGCAACTCTCGTCTTAGTGCGTTTATTCTACCTACGGGGAGGAATGGTGCCGGTGTAGGTTCAATAGACACACCACTTATGTTGAACATTGAGTCACCACCTTTGGAGAGCTGATCGATCCAAGTCTGCGTGGCCTTTTCGGGGTTGGTGGAGGGTGTTGTCTCTTCACCGATTGTTATTGACGCTGCAATACCATCTTCGTCGATAGCAGTGATGGTTAGTCCGCTTTCCATTCCCAGTGTAATGGTGGCATTAACTTTTCGGGACACCTCTCGCGAAAGCGAATCGTTGAACGCCTTATCGAAGTTTCGAAAGACTTCAATTCCTTTGGTTATCCCCTCCATCGAATTGGGGAAAATACGATTCCCTTCTACTTGGTTGATGTTGGTGCCCAGCAGTTGTTGGTTTACGAAGAAGCAAATGCCATCGCCGTTGCTTAACCTTTCGGTGGTATTTATCTTAAAGGAGGAAGCCTCTATGCCAGTGACCAATCCAATTCTCTTTCCAACCGATTTTGGGGTAAAACGCGAGGCCATCTCCTTACGGCTGTCGAGAAAATAGTTAGTAAACCCACGGCTAAAGGAGCGTTCGAGATCGGGGGTAAAGTTGGTTGTTGGATTTCCGGAGGAGGCCTTAGCGAAGGATTCGTTGTTTTCAATGATCTTATCAATAACCGACCGATAGTGCCTTACGGTATTTTTTACATAACCTTCGTCCTTAAGTCTTCCTTCAATTTTAAAGGATGATATGCCTGCTTTGGCAAGCTCTTCGATATGGTTGGTTAGGTTGAGGTCCCGCAGCGAAAGTAGGTGTTGATTCTTTTCAATTCGATTACCCTTATCGTCGATAAGGTTGTATGCCATGCGGCAGGGCTGAGCGCATGCCCCACGGTTGGCGCTACGGCCTGTAAGCGCTTGCGAGAGGTAGCATTGTCCGCTGTAGGAAACGCAGAGTGCTCCATGCACAAACGATTCGAGGGGAACCGATGTGGCTTGGCGAATCTCAGCAATTTGTTTTAGGTTGAGTTCCCTCGCTAGAATTACTCTTGAGAAACCTGCGTTCTCAAGGAACTTACCCTTTTCGGGGGTGGTGTTATTTGTTTGGGTGCTGGCAAAAAGAGGGATGGGAGGTAGAGCGGTTTCCAACAGGCCAAAGTCCTGAATGATTAGCGCATCGATGCCCGAATTCCACGCCTGATGGGCAAGGGCAACGGCTTGCGCTACCTCGTTTTCGTAGAGTAGCGTATTTATGACAAGATAAACCTTAGAGGAATATCGGTGAGCATAGGTGGCCAATTTTTCAATATCGGCAATAGAGTTACCTACGGCAGCTCTAGCACCGAACTTTGGTCCGCCGATGTATACCGCGTCGGCACCGCAATTAATGGCAGCCACACCGGTTTGGTAATCTTTAGCAGGAGCCAGCAGCTCGAGTGGGATTATGGCCATTGGTCTCTTTTTACAGTTCGAAAATATGCTTTAATGCCTTGGCCACTCCGTCTTTGGTTCCTTGGCCGGTCATCATGTTGGCTGCGGCCTTCACCGTTTCACGAGCATTTTCTACAGCTACTCCCATGCCCACAAATTTAATCATCTCTAGGTCGTTGTAGTTGTCGCCAAAAGCTATGGCCTGGAACGGCTCAATAGCGAGGTTGGCCAAAAGGGTTTCTACCCCTTGCCGTTTGTCACATCCCGAAGGGGTAACCTCAAGGTAGGTGTCGGCACTCCGGTATACAGTGGCAACATCGCTAAACTTTTCGGTAATAAGTTTAGCGAATTTATCGATTGTCACCGAAGGGGCCATCACCATCAACTTTTGAAGGTTTGGAACTTCAGAGTCTATTAGCGAAAGCATTGTGTTTCCATCAATAATTTCGGGATGAATTTTGGTGCTGTAAATCTCGTGTTGAGTCCAGCTGTCGTTGCCGTTTACTATCCATCGGTCTTGGTAGTATAGCCCCACATGAAAACCCTCCGTTAGGCTTTGTTCAATGGCGTATCTGGCTACCTCTGATGGGAATGTTTTGGAGTGAAGAATTATGTTCTCGCCGTTAGTATGTTGAATAATTAGAGCCCCGTTGTAGGCAATTAAGGGTGCCGATGGGCAAAGTTTCTCGCTTAAATGCTTAATGGCTGCAGGCATCCTTGCCGATATGAGCACAGTGGGAATATTCTTTTGCTCGAAGAGTTGATGTGCTACCGCAATGGTCTGTTCGGAGATATCCTTCTGTTCGTTTAGAATGGTACCGTCGATATCGGAGAAAATTATACGGTAGTTAATAATTGGATTCATTTTCGATAATTGAATTGAGCGGGCAAAGTTAATTATTTGGAGGGCAATAAAAAAGGCCGGAATGAATCCGACCTCTTTCTCTATTCTTATGAAAGAATTTTATTGGCATTTAAGCACTTCCTTGATTTGATACTCGGAGGCTTCTTTATAGGTGCCAAAAGAGGCTTTTTTGTATGCAGCACACGCGCTAGCATTGTCTGATTTACCAACATAGGCTGCAGCCAAATGGAAGTAGTAACCAGCCTTGATGCTTTCGCTGCTTGTTTCTACTAATGGTAACGCCTTGTTGATGGACTCAATTGCCTCGTCAAACTTCAAAAGTTTGTTGGCCGAAATGGCATAACCAAGGTATGCGTCAGTGTTCTTGTCATCGTATTTGAGAGCAAGGGCGAAATACTTGCAAGCGTCTGCATGGTTTTCATTCTTTTGTTCGGCAACTGCCTTTACTAGAGAATTGTCGCGAGCAGAAACCTGCGCATCCTTAACCTCATCCATTTTATTTGTAGCAGTTCCAACCTCAATTGTTTTATCGAAAGACTCAAGAGCCTTTTCGAGGTTGCCTAACTTCACGTTTGCTAATCCGATTCCAAGGTAGCTCTTAGCATAGTTTGGATCCAGTGCAACAGCCTTACCGTAGTTTTCAATGGCTTTTTCATTTTGACCATCGCGTAGCGAGGCATTTCCAAGGAAGTTGTAGAACTGAGGGATTACCTTTTCAACCTTTTTCTGAGTTTTCTCATCCTTGTATTTAATGGCGAAATCTTTAGCTTTTTCCATTGCTGTAATTGACTCCTCCATTTTCTTTTGGTTGTAGAGACCCATGCCAATGTTGAATTGAACGCTAGGAACTACTCCTTCGGCTTGAACCTTAATATTTTCGGCTTCGGCACCCACTTGGTCGCTAATTTCAATGGCTTTGAGAAACTGGGTAAGTGCTACCGGGTAGTTTTTTTCTTGATTAGCGTTAACACCTAAGTTGAATGCCTCAACTGCTTCCTTGGCTGTTTGGGCTGTGGCCACACTTACACTTAATAGAATTGCCGCTGCGGCTAGAGTTAACGATCGAAATAATTTCTTCTTCATAGTTTTATAGTTGTTATTGTTATTGTCGATTTATGGCTTACGTTATGGGTCTATTATAAACCTTATAAAATTTATCTTTCGGCCACAATTTACAAAGAATTCTGAAAAAACAGAATTTGAATCGAAATTAGAGGTTTAATTAACGTTTTTTGTGAAAGAAAGCCTTCATCATCTTGGATGCTCTAGGGGCTAAAATTCCATAAGAAACTTCTGTTTTTGGGTGGAGCAGGTTGGGGGTAACCAGCGTGTAACCCCGCTTGGGATCACCGGCAGCATAAACCAAACGGCCGAGTTGTGCCCAGTACAGGGCCGCTGCGCACATGGGGCAAGGCTCAACGGTTACATAGAGGGTTGCATCCCCAAGGTATTTCCCTCCTAGTGATGAAGTTGCCGCTGTAATTACTTGCATCTCGGCGTGGGCCGTAGGATCGCTAAGTGCCTCTGTTAGATTGTGAGCACGGGCAACAACCTGTCCTCTAATTACCACTACTGCCCCTATCGGGACTTCGTCGCGAGCCAAGGCTTTTTCGGCTTCTTTGAATGCCTCAGCCATAAATTGTTCGTCTCTACTGATCTCTTCTGCTATAGTCATGAAAAAAAATTAGTTGGGTGAAGCAGGTTTCCTCTGTGATTTATCATCATATTTTCCCATTACAGGGAAGACAATAAAACCGTCTTTTGCTATTAATTTTATTGAATTTGTGGGGGTGATAGTTGCCACGAGGCTGCTTGCTCTGTAATATTTTGAAGTTACTCAAACATGAGGTTGCAATTTTTGTGTTACTTTCGCAAAGTAACAAATAAATGAGAAATGTATAGGACACATACATGTGGTGAGTTGAACCTTACTCAGAAAGGGCAATCCGTTAAGCTTAGCGGTTGGGTTCAACGTGTTCGGCGCCTCGGTGGTATGACTTTTGTCGATCTTCGCGATCGCTATGGCATTACCCAGCT from Williamwhitmania taraxaci includes the following:
- a CDS encoding ATP-binding protein, with translation GLTAFDDPARNALMDIVEQKYDKTSIIIAAQIPVKNWHETIGEGTIADAILDRMVHSSHRIELTGESMRKNKMKKTQINS
- a CDS encoding C10 family peptidase, yielding MKNIFLKWVLIISFFTTGIFLSCQKEDFNPPVAKLSKGISTVEAKSVAVNFFSGKVEVGMLRAKPVTEKQVKEVLIVPDDLNQPALYIVNFSPTGFVIVSASQKEMPILGFSEETNFSIENAPLGLREWIELRKDKISMLKGDNIIIPVEVKSEWMKYIKPQDPDYDPELDPENQDYITSRTIEKGPLMKTTWGQGSGYNTFLTPINGLLPPTGCVATATAQVMKYHQFPVTYAWNTMANSYGTSETAKLMKDVGISVGMSYALDGSGAQTSDARNALVSQFGYSSSATYQVYNVNTVVTEISANRPVIFDGYATKDVNGWWIFEQTSYRDGHAWVCEGYRIMECYKQISGTVTQQFVYLYMNWGWNGQYNGYFASNNFNITFTDGSTTNFKYKNRCITNIHP
- a CDS encoding class I SAM-dependent methyltransferase translates to MKLLCPQTSWSDYEMVDSGGYEKLERFGNYTVRRPEPQALWEKGLSEEEWKKLANASFIRTQGKFNDDRGDWFPKPGMPEQWKIAYASGDLKFTMRLGLTSFKHVGVFPEQAANWDFIYEKTKAITGEKPKVLNLFAYTGGATLAACAAGAETVHVDSIKQVVSWARENMELSGLDGIRWMLDDALKFVEREVRRGSQYNGIILDPPAYGRGPNGERWVLEDNLAAILEGCSKLLKPTNSFLVLNLYSLGYSSIIAENLAKQYFGNPKQLEYGELFIPDSLGKKLPLGVFARFSR
- a CDS encoding peptidase U32 family protein gives rise to the protein MAIIPLELLAPAKDYQTGVAAINCGADAVYIGGPKFGARAAVGNSIADIEKLATYAHRYSSKVYLVINTLLYENEVAQAVALAHQAWNSGIDALIIQDFGLLETALPPIPLFASTQTNNTTPEKGKFLENAGFSRVILARELNLKQIAEIRQATSVPLESFVHGALCVSYSGQCYLSQALTGRSANRGACAQPCRMAYNLIDDKGNRIEKNQHLLSLRDLNLTNHIEELAKAGISSFKIEGRLKDEGYVKNTVRHYRSVIDKIIENNESFAKASSGNPTTNFTPDLERSFSRGFTNYFLDSRKEMASRFTPKSVGKRIGLVTGIEASSFKINTTERLSNGDGICFFVNQQLLGTNINQVEGNRIFPNSMEGITKGIEVFRNFDKAFNDSLSREVSRKVNATITLGMESGLTITAIDEDGIAASITIGEETTPSTNPEKATQTWIDQLSKGGDSMFNISGVSIEPTPAPFLPVGRINALRRELLNALEEQRVKNYYRETKQHIPTQHPYPEKELMFSGNVVNSYARRFFERHGSKVLQDGYELIPSNAGDTVMTTKYCLRYELGDCLKDRAPKEIQLPAKLFLENNGKRLALEFDCPRCEMKIKLT
- a CDS encoding HAD family hydrolase, which gives rise to MNPIINYRIIFSDIDGTILNEQKDISEQTIAVAHQLFEQKNIPTVLISARMPAAIKHLSEKLCPSAPLIAYNGALIIQHTNGENIILHSKTFPSEVARYAIEQSLTEGFHVGLYYQDRWIVNGNDSWTQHEIYSTKIHPEIIDGNTMLSLIDSEVPNLQKLMVMAPSVTIDKFAKLITEKFSDVATVYRSADTYLEVTPSGCDKRQGVETLLANLAIEPFQAIAFGDNYNDLEMIKFVGMGVAVENARETVKAAANMMTGQGTKDGVAKALKHIFEL
- a CDS encoding tetratricopeptide repeat protein gives rise to the protein MKKKLFRSLTLAAAAILLSVSVATAQTAKEAVEAFNLGVNANQEKNYPVALTQFLKAIEISDQVGAEAENIKVQAEGVVPSVQFNIGMGLYNQKKMEESITAMEKAKDFAIKYKDEKTQKKVEKVIPQFYNFLGNASLRDGQNEKAIENYGKAVALDPNYAKSYLGIGLANVKLGNLEKALESFDKTIEVGTATNKMDEVKDAQVSARDNSLVKAVAEQKNENHADACKYFALALKYDDKNTDAYLGYAISANKLLKFDEAIESINKALPLVETSSESIKAGYYFHLAAAYVGKSDNASACAAYKKASFGTYKEASEYQIKEVLKCQ
- a CDS encoding nucleoside deaminase, producing MTIAEEISRDEQFMAEAFKEAEKALARDEVPIGAVVVIRGQVVARAHNLTEALSDPTAHAEMQVITAATSSLGGKYLGDATLYVTVEPCPMCAAALYWAQLGRLVYAAGDPKRGYTLVTPNLLHPKTEVSYGILAPRASKMMKAFFHKKR